A DNA window from Vigna angularis cultivar LongXiaoDou No.4 chromosome 1, ASM1680809v1, whole genome shotgun sequence contains the following coding sequences:
- the LOC108332269 gene encoding pheophytinase, chloroplastic: MASSICALSPSVPSHLTKTTLPLFQGSKCEMSRRTFAVKGIVASGVSVSSSTLTAEALPSSNGFERLPYKAEGYNYWTWRGHKIHYVVQGEGSPIVLIHGFGASAFHWRYNIPELAKKHRVYAIDLLGFGWSDKALIDYDAMVWRDQVVDFVTEIVKEPAVLVGNSLGGFTALVAAIGLPELVNGVALLNSAGQFGDEKRESKTSEETALQKFVLKPLKEVFQRVVLGFLFWQAKQPARIVSVLKSVYINSSNVDDYLVESITRPAQDPNAGEVYYRLMTRFMMNQSKYTLNAVLSELSCPLLLLWGDLDPWVGPGKANRIKEFYPKTTLVNLQAGHCPHDEIPELVNKALLDWLTTLTPEVTLQTV; this comes from the exons atggcttcttccaTATGTGCTCTCTCTCCTTCCGTCCCATCACACCTCACTAAAACCACTCTCCCTCTTTTTCAAG GAAGCAAGTGCGAAATGAGCCGGAGGACTTTTGCGGTTAAGGGAATTGTGGCCTCCGGCGTTTCGGTCTCCTCTTCCACTCTCACCGCGGAAGCTCTGCCGTCTTCCAATG GTTTTGAAAGATTGCCGTACAAAGCAGAAGGGTACAATTATTGGACATGGAGGGGTCATAAAATACACTACGTTGTGCAAGGAGAAGGTTCCCCCATTGTTCTTATTCATGGTTTTGGGGCCTCTGCGTTCCACTGgag GTACAACATTCCAGAATTGGCTAAGAAACATAGGGTATATGCCATAGACTTGCTTGGATTTGGGTGGAGTGACAAAGCACTTATCGATTATGATGCCATGGTGTGGAGGGATCAAGTGGTGGACTTCGTGACGGAAATAGTAAAAGAACCAGCAGTTTTAGTTGGAAATAG CCTCGGAGGATTTACTGCTTTGGTTGCAGCAATTGGGTTGCCTGAGCTTGTAAATGGAGTTGCTCTACTAAATTCTGCTGGACAATTTGGTGATGAGAAAAGGGAAAGTAAAACTTCTGAAGAAACAGCTCTACAAAAGTTTGTCCTAAAGCCTTTGAAGGAAGTTTTCCAGCGTGTAGTTCTTGGATTTTTGTTCTGGCAGGCAAAGCAACCAGCTCGCATTGTGTCAGTTCTAAAAAGT GTGTATATAAATTCTTCCAATGTGGATGACTATCTCGTGGAATCTATAACAAGGCCAGCTCAAGATCCAAATGCTGGAGAAGTTTATTACAG GTTAATGACACGGTTCATGATGAATCAGAGCAAGTACACTCTAAATGCTGTCTTAAGTGAACTATCTTGCCCGTTATTGTTGCTCTGGGGCGACCTTGACCCGTGGGTTGGTCCAGGAAAGGCTAATCGAATCAAAGAGTTCTATCCAAAAACGACTCTTGTAAACTTGCAGGCAGGGCATTGTCCACATGATGAGATACCAGAGCTTGTGAACAAGGCTTTATTGGATTGGTTGACAACCCTCACACCTGAAGTGACTCTCCAAACTGTTTga